In one window of Bradyrhizobium sp. AZCC 1721 DNA:
- the rfaD gene encoding ADP-glyceromanno-heptose 6-epimerase → MLLVTGGAGFIGSNVVAALNDVGRDVAVCDVLGHDGKWRNLAKRRLADFVPPSELMDWLKGRRLEAVVHLGAISETTATDGDLVIETNFRLSMRLLDWCTANATPLIYASSAATYGDGSSGFRDDQSMDALKRLRPMNLYGWSKHLFDMAVAERSARGERLPPQWAGLKFFNVFGPNEYHKGTMMSVLARRFDDIKAGRPVQLFKSHREGIADGEQRRDFIYVDDVVRVTMWLLSTPSVSGIFNVGTGTARSFRDLILSAYAALGITPNIQYIDMPEQIRGSYQYFTQSEVDQLLNAGYNGGFTALEDAVETYVKAFLNRPDRFR, encoded by the coding sequence ATGTTGCTGGTGACCGGGGGTGCCGGTTTTATCGGGTCGAACGTCGTGGCTGCGTTGAATGACGTCGGCCGGGACGTTGCCGTGTGCGACGTGCTCGGCCATGACGGCAAATGGCGCAATCTGGCCAAACGCCGGCTGGCCGATTTTGTGCCGCCTTCTGAACTGATGGACTGGCTGAAGGGCCGCCGGCTGGAGGCGGTCGTCCATCTCGGCGCCATTTCCGAGACCACGGCAACCGACGGCGACCTGGTGATCGAGACCAATTTCCGCCTGTCGATGCGGTTGCTCGACTGGTGCACGGCCAACGCCACGCCGTTGATCTACGCGTCCTCGGCCGCGACCTATGGCGACGGCAGCAGTGGCTTTCGCGACGACCAGTCAATGGACGCGCTGAAGCGGCTGCGGCCGATGAACCTCTATGGCTGGAGCAAGCATCTGTTCGACATGGCGGTCGCCGAACGCTCAGCGCGCGGCGAACGGCTGCCGCCGCAATGGGCGGGATTGAAGTTCTTCAACGTGTTCGGCCCCAACGAATATCACAAGGGCACGATGATGAGCGTGCTGGCGCGGCGCTTCGACGACATCAAGGCCGGCCGTCCGGTGCAATTGTTCAAGTCGCATCGGGAAGGGATCGCCGACGGGGAACAGCGGCGCGACTTCATCTATGTCGACGACGTCGTGCGCGTCACGATGTGGCTGCTCTCGACGCCATCGGTCAGCGGCATCTTTAACGTCGGAACCGGCACGGCGCGCAGCTTTCGCGATCTGATACTGTCGGCCTATGCCGCGCTCGGCATCACACCGAACATCCAGTATATCGACATGCCCGAGCAGATCCGCGGCAGCTATCAGTACTTCACCCAGAGCGAAGTCGATCAGCTGCTGAATGCCGGGTATAATGGTGGTTTCACCGCGCTCGAAGACGCGGTCGAGACCTACGTGAAGGCTTTTCTCAATCGTCCCGATCGCTTTCGCTGA
- the waaF gene encoding lipopolysaccharide heptosyltransferase II: MNFNSLDGIEMEDSADTRPILIVPYMWIGDFVRGHTVVRVLKQRWPNRPVDLLVTPLCAPLVDYMPGVRAGIVWNLPRSRLALAKQRGLATELRARGYGTALVLPRTWKAAIAPALAGIPERVGFFGEARFGLINRMRWGEKALPRFIDKNAALALPDSAPLPPEWPVPQLVVPPEETGRWRQANGLGTGPAVALGPGSVGASKRWTYYPEAARLLIERGLDVWVVGGPGEKTLAQEIVSVSGGKARDLTGADLRNGILAMAAASVAISNDSGLMHIAAAIGTPTMGIFGPTSPYLWAPLNGLAATVLQTKSKLSCQPCQRTVCTMNDHRCMRDIAAAEVADIAQRVMAQSSVR; the protein is encoded by the coding sequence ATGAATTTCAATTCACTAGATGGGATCGAAATGGAAGATAGCGCCGACACCAGGCCTATCCTGATCGTTCCCTATATGTGGATTGGCGATTTCGTCCGCGGCCATACGGTGGTGCGGGTATTGAAGCAGCGCTGGCCGAACCGCCCGGTCGACCTCCTGGTGACCCCCCTTTGCGCACCGCTGGTTGACTATATGCCCGGCGTCCGGGCGGGCATTGTCTGGAACCTGCCGCGCAGCCGGCTTGCGCTGGCCAAACAGCGGGGGCTCGCCACCGAACTGCGCGCCCGCGGCTATGGAACCGCCCTCGTCCTGCCCCGCACCTGGAAGGCGGCGATTGCGCCCGCGCTGGCCGGGATTCCCGAGCGCGTCGGCTTTTTCGGCGAGGCGCGATTTGGCCTGATCAACCGGATGCGCTGGGGCGAAAAGGCCCTGCCCCGCTTTATCGACAAGAATGCCGCGCTGGCGCTGCCCGATAGCGCACCGCTGCCGCCGGAATGGCCCGTGCCGCAGCTCGTGGTTCCGCCGGAGGAAACCGGCCGCTGGCGACAGGCCAACGGGCTCGGCACTGGTCCCGCCGTAGCGCTCGGCCCGGGCTCCGTCGGCGCCTCAAAACGATGGACCTACTATCCGGAAGCCGCGCGGCTCCTGATCGAGCGCGGCCTCGACGTCTGGGTGGTCGGCGGTCCCGGCGAAAAGACCCTGGCGCAGGAAATCGTCTCCGTCAGCGGCGGCAAGGCCCGCGACCTCACGGGGGCCGATTTGCGCAACGGCATACTGGCGATGGCGGCGGCGAGCGTTGCGATCTCGAACGACTCCGGCCTGATGCACATCGCGGCTGCGATCGGCACGCCGACCATGGGCATTTTCGGCCCCACCAGCCCCTATCTCTGGGCGCCGCTGAACGGCCTTGCCGCCACAGTGTTGCAGACCAAATCGAAGCTATCCTGCCAGCCCTGCCAGCGCACAGTCTGCACCATGAACGACCACCGCTGCATGCGCGACATTGCGGCGGCCGAGGTGGCCGACATCGCCCAGCGCGTGATGGCTCAATCGAGCGTGCGATAG
- the rfaE1 gene encoding D-glycero-beta-D-manno-heptose-7-phosphate kinase has product MFDFEALSQAILRQTVLCVGDLMLDEFVYGEVSRVSPEAPAPVIAVQRSETNVGGAGNVARNITSLGARCIFAGLIGEDEAGAKLKGDLARESLIEAVLVSDPSRPTTRKVRFVSEHFSTHMLRADWEQAVPASADVEQRLIDAILPLMPRADIVLLSDYAKGVLTARVIRNIIDAAKKLGKRVVVDPKSANFAIYRGATLLTPNRKEFAEATRSRADTDQNIAEAAQDAMYLADCEAMLVTQSEHGMTLVVRGGEAIHVPALPVKVRDVSGAGDTVAAVLALTLAAQADWETALRMANAAAAVAVGKKGTATVTPAELRRKILPHASLAAEEKIVPAGGDLAMPLAEWRRQGLRIGFTNGCFDILHPGHVKVLTAARGTCDRLIVGLNSDASVKRLKGEGRPVQDERARAEVLAALEAVDLVAIFAEDTPIDLITRVRPSVLVKGGDYTREQVVGHEIVEATGGEVVLVDILPGHSTTSLVGRARGGKA; this is encoded by the coding sequence ATGTTCGATTTTGAAGCCCTCAGCCAGGCGATACTCCGTCAGACCGTGCTCTGCGTCGGCGACCTCATGCTCGACGAGTTCGTCTATGGCGAGGTGTCACGCGTTTCGCCGGAAGCACCGGCGCCCGTTATCGCGGTCCAGCGTAGCGAGACCAATGTCGGCGGTGCCGGCAACGTCGCGCGCAACATCACCTCGCTCGGTGCACGCTGCATCTTTGCCGGCCTGATCGGCGAAGACGAGGCGGGTGCGAAGCTGAAGGGCGATCTGGCGCGGGAAAGCCTGATCGAGGCCGTGCTGGTATCAGATCCTTCCCGTCCGACCACGCGCAAGGTGCGCTTCGTCTCCGAGCATTTTTCCACCCATATGCTGCGCGCGGATTGGGAGCAGGCCGTGCCGGCCTCGGCCGATGTCGAGCAGCGGCTGATCGATGCGATCCTGCCGCTTATGCCCCGCGCCGACATTGTGCTGCTGTCCGACTATGCCAAGGGCGTGCTGACGGCGCGCGTCATCCGCAACATCATCGACGCCGCGAAAAAGCTCGGCAAGCGCGTGGTCGTCGATCCCAAGAGCGCCAATTTCGCGATCTATCGCGGCGCCACGCTGCTGACTCCCAACCGCAAGGAGTTTGCCGAAGCGACCCGCAGCCGCGCCGACACTGACCAGAACATTGCCGAGGCAGCGCAGGACGCGATGTACCTTGCCGACTGCGAGGCCATGCTGGTAACGCAAAGCGAACACGGCATGACGCTGGTGGTTCGCGGCGGCGAGGCGATCCATGTGCCGGCGCTTCCGGTCAAGGTACGCGACGTCTCGGGCGCGGGTGACACGGTTGCCGCGGTGCTGGCGTTGACGCTTGCGGCCCAGGCCGATTGGGAGACGGCGCTCAGGATGGCGAACGCGGCGGCCGCGGTCGCGGTCGGCAAGAAGGGCACCGCTACCGTCACGCCCGCGGAGCTGCGGCGGAAAATCCTGCCGCATGCGTCGCTGGCGGCCGAAGAGAAGATCGTGCCGGCAGGCGGCGATCTCGCGATGCCTCTGGCGGAGTGGCGCCGGCAGGGGCTGCGCATCGGCTTCACCAATGGCTGCTTCGATATTCTGCATCCCGGCCACGTCAAAGTGCTGACGGCGGCGCGCGGCACCTGCGACCGCCTGATCGTCGGCCTCAACAGCGATGCCTCGGTGAAACGATTGAAGGGCGAGGGGCGCCCGGTGCAGGATGAGCGGGCGCGCGCCGAAGTGCTGGCAGCGCTGGAGGCGGTCGATCTCGTCGCGATCTTCGCGGAGGACACGCCGATCGACCTGATCACGCGGGTGAGGCCGAGCGTGCTGGTCAAGGGCGGCGATTATACGCGCGAGCAGGTCGTCGGCCACGAGATCGTCGAGGCTACCGGCGGCGAGGTCGTGCTCGTCGATATCCTGCCGGGCCACAGCACGACGTCGCTGGTCGGCCGCGCCCGGGGAGGCAAGGCGTGA
- a CDS encoding O-antigen ligase family protein — protein sequence MKVSDVVAVLLALSLPWSTSLVGIFGAVLLATVAPTVELKGFLASLKRPISALPIALFVLAFVGTLWSDAAWGARFYAVGPAAKLLVLPVLLYHFERSARGSWVFVAFLASCTLLMLMSWLVFLRPELSLRTPELAARGIFVKNYIAQSQEFTLCAVALAYPVIMLLRAKRTALAVLLTAIAFGFFVNMAFLVVSRTALVTVPIMFAVFALLHLRWRSIVIILCVAAALAAVAWQTSPALRRTAETFTREYQLYKEQNIPTSIGLRLEFWRKSLGFFAEAPLIGHGTGATRGLFERVATHGSYQASSEVIGNPHNQTLNVAVQWGIVGVVMLYAMWLLHLLLFRGDGLANWIGLLVVVQNIFTSLFNSHIFDFHEGWMYVLGVGVAGGMVLRARSEAAESSGTARP from the coding sequence ATGAAGGTGAGCGACGTCGTCGCGGTCCTGCTTGCGCTGTCGCTGCCATGGTCGACTTCGCTGGTCGGCATTTTCGGCGCTGTGCTTCTGGCCACGGTTGCGCCGACGGTCGAGTTGAAGGGCTTTCTTGCCTCGCTGAAGCGCCCGATTTCTGCGCTGCCGATCGCCCTGTTCGTTCTGGCGTTTGTTGGAACCCTGTGGTCGGACGCCGCTTGGGGCGCGCGATTCTATGCCGTGGGGCCGGCCGCGAAGCTCCTGGTACTTCCGGTCCTGCTCTATCATTTCGAGCGCTCGGCGCGCGGGTCGTGGGTGTTTGTGGCGTTCCTCGCTTCGTGCACGCTCTTGATGCTGATGTCCTGGCTGGTGTTTTTGCGTCCCGAACTTTCGTTGCGGACGCCGGAGCTCGCCGCACGCGGCATCTTTGTCAAGAACTACATCGCCCAGAGTCAGGAATTCACGCTGTGCGCGGTTGCGCTGGCCTATCCGGTCATCATGCTGCTGCGGGCAAAGCGGACTGCGCTGGCCGTGCTGCTCACCGCCATCGCCTTCGGCTTCTTCGTCAACATGGCGTTCCTGGTGGTGTCGCGCACGGCATTGGTCACGGTGCCGATCATGTTCGCGGTGTTTGCGCTGTTGCATCTGAGGTGGCGCAGCATCGTCATCATCCTGTGCGTAGCGGCCGCGCTCGCCGCCGTTGCCTGGCAGACCTCGCCGGCGTTGCGCCGGACCGCGGAGACGTTTACACGGGAATACCAGCTCTACAAGGAACAAAACATTCCGACATCGATCGGGCTGCGGCTCGAGTTCTGGCGGAAGTCTCTCGGTTTCTTTGCCGAGGCACCGCTGATCGGCCATGGCACGGGCGCGACGCGCGGCCTGTTCGAGCGCGTCGCCACGCACGGCTCATACCAGGCCAGCAGCGAAGTGATCGGAAACCCCCATAACCAGACGCTCAACGTCGCAGTGCAATGGGGCATTGTCGGTGTCGTCATGCTGTACGCGATGTGGCTGTTGCACCTGCTCCTGTTCCGTGGCGATGGGCTTGCGAATTGGATCGGGCTTTTGGTCGTAGTGCAGAATATCTTCACCTCGCTATTCAACTCCCACATCTTCGACTTCCATGAAGGCTGGATGTATGTGCTGGGCGTCGGAGTTGCCGGAGGCATGGTGCTGCGCGCCAGGTCAGAGGCGGCGGAATCTTCCGGAACAGCCCGGCCATGA